A stretch of DNA from Vulpes lagopus strain Blue_001 chromosome 12, ASM1834538v1, whole genome shotgun sequence:
ggctctccgtctgcagggcctgggggctcccgggcggggccgctgatctgctcagttccaggcaggagcgtcctcgctgtcctgcgccgcccggcctctgcctgtcccgggggaggccggatcctgggctgtgtcccggcgccctgtgctcccgggcctgcgctgttggattcgcgctcccgccccgcagcccccgccgtggagccgctgcccgagcccctccgagctgttcccggagccgcgccgccccctccgcggagccgcttactccgcccgagccgccgccgctgagctgctcccggagccccgcagccccctccgcgcggaacTTCTTcttctgcccgagccgccgccgctgagctgctcccggagccccgcagccccctccgcggagccgccgcccgagcccctccgagctgttcctggagccgcgccgcccccgccgcggagccgcccccgagcccctccgagctgctccgggtcccgccgagcgctgcagcccttagggagctcggcgcatctccccggggcgcagttcctctgttactgtcccagggagcccgagggcatccccgcctttctggggatcctgctccaattcccggggagcccctttccgcggggaaggttggtgcagctcctgctcctccgggacggggctctcctgtcctggggacactcgccccggcctcagcccggctcctcgcggggctcctcccccttggaggccttttgtttctttatttcttttttcccgtcttcctaccttgatagaagcgcgaactcttctcactgtagcattccagctggtctctctttaaatctcaggccgaattcgtagattttcaggatgattggatggttttctaggtaatttgttggggacaggtgatttggggaccctactcttccgccatcttgcccctccccaagAACTCCTGTTTTAAATGATCTTCATGCCTTACATTCTTTAACTCATTTATGGGagactatttattttattttattattttattttatttttttaaataaatgtatcttttattggtgttcaacttaccaacatacaaaataacacccagtgctcatcccatcaagtgcccccctcagtgcccgtcacccattcacccccacccccgccctttcccctaccaccacccctagttcatttcccagagttaggagtctttactTTCTGgggagactatttttttaaagccagaacTCTGTTTTGATTGtggcataatttaaaaaagattctttatACTTTTACATCAATACTAAATGAGGTCCAACATCTCCACCTCCCGGCCTCCCTCTTAATGTCTCCTACTAACCTCTCTCTGCACGAGATTCACATCATTTTATCTCTTAACaataccccccccacacacactcacatatttattttcatgtccaCTCTGTTTTCTGACCTGGCCTGATCTGAAATGGATTTTTCGAGCTCTTGactataagagaatattttgCCTTTACCTGGGAATAACCAACACCCATGGGACCTAAAATGTATTTCCCCAGGAATGGGGAAAGAAGCTGGAAGCTGGTAAACAAGTTCAGAGTTTAAGGATGCCTCTTTTCTGTTTGGTATTGTGGACCTTATAAAAGAAGTTTGTGTCTATGTTTTTATCCTTCCCTCAACCTCATGACAATTCCAAGGAATAGAGAAGATACGGTACTATTTCATAGATTGAAAAGCATGATGTTCAATTACTTGTCAAGTCACACAGTGTGACAATCGTTGAGTGTATGTAAGATCCCAGACTAAGTGATTCTatgatttcttctcattctctttcaatttagaaagaaagagggaagccattaaaaaacaaaaccgtCATCTCCATTTATGGTATGGACTAGTTTTCCAGCTTCAGTCCATTTGTGTCCTCAGTTGTCCCCTCTAAGCGATGGCATCCAAACCTACCACTTTCATCCTCGAATACATCCTAGTGAACTCCACATCTCTATCTGAAGCCAAGACTTTCCTCCAGAGTTTCAAACTGTTATTGTCATGTGCCCTTTGGACATCTCCACTTGAGGCTCTATGAACAGTTCAAGCTCAACATGCACAaacaatattgattctttatGTTCTCTCAAGTCTACtctttgtcctttattctatATCTTCATTTATGATGTCACCTTCTACCCAGTTACCTGAGCAGCCACttctgtatatgtatgtgtgtgtgtgtgtgtgtgtgtgtgtgtgtgtgtgtgtgtgtatctacagAAGTAGATTATACAATATTGCATGgcacattttcatttaatatggTATATCTTGAAATAGTTTATTATATGCAGGAGACAGCTAAGGTAACACCAGTTCCTATAATGGATAAATTCTGAAATCTCAATGCCATCATACAACAGATACATAGtgacaagaaaaatattaatatttatattaatgtacTTTCTTCTATAACTTtcctttataatgaaaaatttcattaaaaagagaatgaaaaaatagaCCCTATTCTCGATAGCAATGAAATTTACGTGCAagaatataagaagaaaactttaaaactttactGAGAGATAAAAAGAATACCACAATAGGTGGACATATACAATgaccctggatggctcatttaattaattaattaattaattaattaattaaattaatttttaaaatattttatttatgagagagagagagagagagagagagagagaggcagagacacaggtcgagggagaagcaggctccatgcaggaagcccgatgtgggactcgatcctggttctccaggatcatgccctgggctgaaggcggtgctcaaccactgagccaccgggctgcccttgggtggctcattttattttattttattattttattattttaaaaaagattttatttatttattcatgagagacacagagagaaagagaggcagagacacaggcagagggagaagcaggctccacgcagggagcctgacgtgggaccggatcctgggactccaggatcataccctgggccaaaggcaggcgctaaacccactgagccactcagggatcacAGGGGTGGCtcattttaaatggctttttaagAGTAATCTTTATACACTAAAAtcaatccatttaaaaattgtgCATTTTGGTGAATTTTGAAACCTCAATATTTTAACAACACCAGTTCTCCAAATACATTCAGTACAATCCAAGTCAAATTCTCAAAGGAATTGTTTTTGTGGAAACTGACAAACATATTGATGTAAGTTTGACATATTTGAccatataaaaagaagaaagttatcTATGAAAAGAGCATAAACAAACTTGAAAGAGAATTGACAGACAGTAAATGTCTAACAGACACAAGATTaaaatccagaatatacaaaaagCACGTAcaagtaacataaaaataaagcaaactgaataccttgaatagccaaaggaatcttgaaaaaggCAAACCaactagaggcatcacaattccagatttcaagttatctTACAAAGCttcagtgatcaaaacagtaagtTACTGTCACGGATCAGTGGGATAGAACAGAAAACCCccaaataaacccacaattatatggtcaattaatcttcgatAAACGAGGAAAGAATATCTAACAGGAAAAAtgcagtcttttcaacaaatggtgttgggaaaactggacagccacatggagaagaatgaaactgaaccactttcctaaagtatacacacaaataaactaaaaatggactGAGGGCAtaactgtgagacctgaaaccacaaaaatcctagaagagagcacaggcagtgatGTCTTTGGCCACATTTTTCTACctatgtctccagaggcaaggataatacaagcaaaaataaactactggggctacatcaaaaataaaaaacatctgcacagcaaaggaaacaatcaacaaaacgaaaaggcaacctacggaattggggaagatatttgccaagtgacatatctgataaagggttaatatccaaaatatataaagaactgatacaactcagcACCCAAAAggtaaataatccagttaaaaataggcataagacctgaacagacatttctccaaagaagacatacaaatggccaacagacacatgaaaagatgctcagcttccctcatcatcagggaaatgcaaattgaaagtacaatgagctatcacctcacacctgtcagagcaCTAAAATCAACAGTGCAAGAAACAAGagttggcaaagatatggagagaaaggaacgctcatgcactgttggtgggaatgcaaactggtgcagccagtatAAACAGTATGAAGggtcttcaaaaagttaaaagtggaactatcctatgattcagtaattgaactactaggcatttatccccctacaaaatacaaaatacaaaaacactaattcatagggatacacacacacccctgtgtTTTATAGCAGCATCTTTACAAGCGCCAAATTATGGAGGCAGCCCAACtgttcactgatagatgaatggataaagaagatgtggtatatatgtatacatagttggatattattcagcctcttaactacagagaacaaactgatggtcaccagaggggaagtgagggggaggatgggtgaaatcaGCGACGGGGATTAAGGAATTCACTTGTTGTGAAGAGCACTGGTGATGTATGGAGTTGtttaatcattatattgtatacctgaaactaatataatactgtatgttaactatactgaaattaaaataaaaacttaaaacataaaaaatatttacagaaaattcGTGAAGAATAAACagtatgaaaagatgttcaacttcagtgttaatgaggaaagagaaaattgaaaaaataagaattgataATTGAATGACCACATAACTGACAGATTTATAAATGattgaatttctattttaacagCAAGATGTGagaatagagattttaaaagatgaaatccTGTGTCATTACACCTGCAATGTTCAAAGCAAAAGCTACAAGCTTAGTTTCAAATTAGTTTGTTTTGCTTATACTCCATCAGTTGCTCAAATTTGTtcatgtttcattcattcatatttatagCACATAtcaagctctctctttctcccttccttattctgttcctcccctctctctctccctctttcttcttctcctttcatttttcttcttcttttaaaatggctGATCTCTGttaaatcactatactgtacacatgaaacatataacactgtatgttaactaacaggaattaaaataaaaactttaaaaataaataaaatagccaatATATTTGAGATAATTTTCAGACATCAAGACACTTAGCCACGAAATTCAGCATTCAGGATCTCCTAGAAACAAGAACATTTTCATACATAATTACAATACCATTATCACACCCGCGAAATTTAACatcaatatacatatatttaatataagccACATGCAAACTTCTCCAACGATAAAGACTTGGTTTTTATTAGAGATTTGTTAAATATAATTccataccataccataccatTTGCCCATtttagtataaaattattttttatacactcacggaattgtgcaaccatcaccataatcaattttagaacattttcactaCCTCTAAAGAAATCCCATTAACAATCACTACCCATTTTTCCTTAGCAATCATCAATCTACTTtatgtctctatggatttgcctgttcttgatatttcatataaatagtaACATATAATGTCGCTTTTATGATTGCCTTCTTTtaattagcataatattttccAAGTTTATCCATTTTATGGTAGGTATCAgtactttgtttattttattgctgaataatattccattgtatggagacactacattttctttatccagtcatcagttGACGGTGGCTTGCACACTGGGCTATTGTGactagtgctgctatgaacagtcATGTACAAGTATTTGTTTTAGTACTACAGTGTTTTTAGGTATATaccaaagtggaattgctggatcatatggcaaatctacatttaactttttgaggagtcaCCAAACTGTACCTTCCCCCTGCCCAACAACCTCCATCTTCTGCCTGCCTCCTAGCACATGCACTATACTTCAGCCACACTGAACTTCccttacttttaaaaagctcCAGATCCTCTCACCTCTGAGGTTTTCCATATTTCCACTATTCCTCTCTAgatactttcatttccttttaaaaaaggattctgCTTAAACTTCATAAAAAAAGCATGTCTTCTCTTGACCTAATGGATAAGGCTAGGTGTCCTTAATATACACTCTTATCACATCTTGTATTTTTCCTATGATAACATTTGTAATGCTTTATGGCAATTTGTTTAGTTGCCATGTCTATGAGCTAGACTATATGGtctttgagggcaggaaccaTGTCTACCTTGGCCACAGTTTTTCCCACAGTCATGGACACAGTGCCTTGCACATGGTAGGtacccagtaaatatttatagaaggaATGCATTAATGAACTAATAGATTAAGTATTTCCTGGGTGAGTCAATCGACACAATgcttgctctcatggagcttaatTAAAGACCACTGGAGAAGGTTGGTATATATGGAAGCAATCACTGGGCAATATATAACAGTGGTAACGAAGCGATACAGTATTTGATGCTGATAACTGTTGTAGAAGGCCAGATATTGCAGAAGGTAAGAGAAGGGAGATATTAGCACGGCCTGTAATGGTTGGGGAAAAGCTTTCTTGAGAAGATGCGACTTAAAGTAAACCCAGAATTCTGTCTCAGGACATGACTTATTCAGAAATGTACAGGAATAAGGGTGGAGGCAAGTACTGTGTTTGTTACTAATGAGTTTCTTTGGGATCCACGGATCCCAGGGGTCAGAGTATTGTAGAAGAGAGGAGTCACAAGACAATGGTAGGGACTCCAGCTGAGCACGCATGATGGGGAAGTAACAAATATGAAGAAGGCTTTGGAGCCACGCTGAGACAAGCTGGGTAAGCTGGGAGGGGGTTCAGAAGAAGTAGTTACTCTGAAATCTCCTTTGGCAGATTAAATTAAGATTCCGTAATTCTATAGTACAACTCTTGCAGGATAGTTTAGAAGTCATCAGCCTCATTGTTTCCTCTTTCAACAGTGATTCACATCTCTGAGTGTAACTGGGAATCACCAGAGCTATTAACAGGAACAAATAAATTGTGTGTTTGTGGAGAACTTCATACTTTACAAGTATCAATCATTCCAAACCCACAATTCTGTGAGATATGTAAGATTCACTGACGGTGAAGTGTAAGGTTGGAAGAATTTGGTAATTTGCCAAGGTCGCAAGCCAGTAAATGATGGAGTCTGACTCCTGTGGGCTCCTGGATATTTTGCTTGGGGTGCAGGAAACAGAATGTAAGAGACCATCCTGGGAGCCTCTTTCCATGAAGCTAGTTTTCCTCACCCTCCTTCAATTTATCCTAATATTAGTATCTTTAGCTAGGGATAGATTCTACTCATAATTTGAAAGGACATTCTCACTATTTGGGTTGTAAATGTCTGTCCTTTCTGGACCAGTAGTTTCTTCTATCCCACAGAACTCCTTCCATTTTCTCTACTTGCACTGACTGAAGTGCTGTGCTCATGGGTGGTGGTGCAGGGTGGTGGAGATGAGGATAGGGGTACTTGGGAAAATACTGCAACCTCACAGAACTTAATGGTAACAGTAGTAAGTCTTACCAATGCCACACTATATCCTGACTTCCTTTGAATAAATTAGGTACTGTTGTGTTCCTATTAAGCTTATTAGGAAACTCTGACTAAGGGAGGTTAAATTTTTTGGCCGAGGTCATGGTGCAGGTATGGGTGTATAAGTTGATCCCAGGATGACTGGCTCAAGGGCCCAGCACTTAAATGCTATGTATGCACACTGGGGTCTTCCCAATCTCGGCCGCTTCTCCTGCTGTCCATCTCATTCCTACTCCCTTCTAACTCTTGCTTGTCCAGCTAATGTCCCTGGGTCAGTCAAGtcttaaaagggaaaagagacaaGATTTTCACATGGGTTGGGATAGTATTAATCTAGGTAACAAAGAAATTAGAACGGAGGGGGCATTTTTCTGGTAGTTCAGTGTTAGGAATTGGATCTGAAGTTCTAGGGTCTGGGTTCTAGTGCTTGCCAATGATAGAGAATCTGCAGCAACTCGGACCTTTGTGTCATTCTGCAGTTTGGGGAAATCCTCACTGTTCTCAGTGGCCCCCGGGCTGAGGCAGGTGCAGAACATGGGCTCAGGTCAGTTTTGGCTCATCATCTCCCTTCCTGCACCACTGAGGTGGGTGGCTGAGGGGATGGATAAGCTGGGTGGACAGACAAATAGATGGGCTTTTCTTTAGAGTAGGAGTGCTGGATGCAGATCAAGAGAAGGATTCAGCTGCTGATGGGTATGTGGTGGTAGAGCCCCACTTGGTTTGCACACTCCTTGCTCCTTGTACTATTAAAGCTGGTGGAGAGGCAGctcaggcatgtgtgtgtgtgtgtgtgtgtgtgtgtgtgtgtgtgtgtgtgtgtctgtctttgtgtgtgtgtattaacactttcatataaattaatcttaaaaaggTAGAACAAAAACAACATGAAAGTGGGAAACCGAACTTTCATCTCAGAATTCATCCTTCTGGGCCTGCCCATTGATCCAGATCAGCGAGACCTGTTCTACGCCCTGTTCCTGGCCATGTATGTTACCACCGTCCTGGGGAACCTACTCATCATTGTCCTCATTCACCTGGACTCGCACCTCCACACACCCATGTATTTGTTTCTCAGCAATTTATCcttctctgacctctgcttctcttctgtcaCAATGCCCAAATTGCTGCAGAACATGCAGAGCCAAGTCCCGTCCATCCCCTATGCTGGCTGCCTGACCCAAATgtacttcttcctgttttttgCAGACCTGGAGAGCTTCCTCCTGGTGgccatggcctatgaccgctatgtggccatctgcttCCCCCTGCACTACACCACCATCATGAGCCCCAAGCTCTGTTTCTCCCTGTTGGTGCTGTCTTGGGTGCTGACCACTTTTATCTCTCTATTGCACACCCTACTCATGGCTCGACTATCTTTCTGTGCTGATAATGTGATCCCTCACTTTTTCTGTGACATGTCAGCTCTACTAAAGTTGGCCTGCTCTGACATTCAGATAAATGAAATGGTGATATTTGTCTTGGGAGGGCTCATCATTTTCGTGCCGTTTCTGTTGATCTCTTTATCCTATGCATGGATTGTGTCCTCCATCCTCAAGGTTCCTTCTGCCAGAGGCATCTGCAAGGCCTTCTCCACCTGTGGTTCCCACCTCTCAGTGGTGTCTCTCTTCTATGGGACAATCATTGGTCTCTACTTGTGCCCCTCAGCTAATAATTCTACTCTTAAGGAGACTATCATGGCTGTGATGTACACTGTGGTTACCCCCATGCTGAATCCCTTTATTTACAGCCTGAGGAATCAGGACATAAAAGGAGCCTTGGGAAGAGTCTTTTCAAAGTGGACAATTCAGCTTTCTTTGTGATAGGGACTCTAAAGataaatagtgaaatggaataaaggggaaaggagagaaaatgagtggaaaatttCAGAGAGggtgactcctaactctgggaaattaacaagtggtggtggaaagggaggtgggcggggggttggggtgactgggtgatgggtactgagcagggcacttgccgggatgagccctgggtgttatgctatatgttggcaaattgaacaccaataaaaaaataaagattaaagtatGTTTTCAAACAGTAGGTGTAATATTGACAATGAATAGTATTCTGTAAAGTCTAGTAGTACCCAAGCTAATACTGCCCTAATAGCACTTCCAGGGGGTTTTCCCACATGTCACTAGGGGTTGGTCCATCGTGCCTCTCAGGCTTTCCCGGTTTCTGGGGGTGATGTAGCACAAGGACTGACATGTAGTGTACACttagtaattatttttcaaatttgaataAATACTACTTAACCTTAGTGTTTACTGCACACAAAAGTGCATAGTAGTTGCTaattctctaagaaataaatccaaatttcTCAGCCATTTCACTGCTTTGCTTCGCCAAACATGTTTATTCCATGAAGAATATCTCCTACTTTACGTacatccttttgtattttttcactcTCCAACGATCATCATTTCTTCCCTTGCTAACCTATTCagttcttaattttcattttaggtGTTGATTGAGTCACCTCTTTAATTACCACACTCTacaatttcttttccctttgatttACCAATCACTTATCAGTTACTAACAGATTACATCTTTTGATAATATCTgtattttggaatataatttatattttgaattaaaatcatatgatatggAATGAACTGTGTGATTCTGTTATGAATTGTTTGACTTATGGGCAGTAAATGGTGGCCCATATACAGACTAAGGTAGCACAAATAATGACAGAAGGAttagaatctatttatttatgactcCTAAGTagattttttcctcttaaatattaTGCTAAAATTATGTGATgctttctttgtttgcttttttttcttatgaagtATA
This window harbors:
- the LOC121473918 gene encoding olfactory receptor-like protein DTMT, with the protein product MKVGNRTFISEFILLGLPIDPDQRDLFYALFLAMYVTTVLGNLLIIVLIHLDSHLHTPMYLFLSNLSFSDLCFSSVTMPKLLQNMQSQVPSIPYAGCLTQMYFFLFFADLESFLLVAMAYDRYVAICFPLHYTTIMSPKLCFSLLVLSWVLTTFISLLHTLLMARLSFCADNVIPHFFCDMSALLKLACSDIQINEMVIFVLGGLIIFVPFLLISLSYAWIVSSILKVPSARGICKAFSTCGSHLSVVSLFYGTIIGLYLCPSANNSTLKETIMAVMYTVVTPMLNPFIYSLRNQDIKGALGRVFSKWTIQLSL